In Thermofilum pendens Hrk 5, the sequence AAACACCCGGCAGGTTTACAAAAAAGAATGGTTTTGAAAAATATTACTTCTTCAAGGCGGACAGAACCTCCTGCTGCGCGGCTGTCAGTGCGGCCTCTATGCTCTGCTTTCCGCCCATGATGTTCGTGATGGCAGTGTCCACGGGTCCCCAGACGGCCGCCATTTCGGGGCTCTTAGGCATCGGGATAGCGTTCTGGACGGCCTGCCCGAAGCCGTAGATCACGGGGTTGTTCTGTATCTCCGGGTCATTGAGGACCTCTTTGAGCACGGGGATATAGCCGTTGCGTATGGCGAACTGCTTGATGACGTTCGGATTCGTGGTCAACCACTCGAGGAACGTCCAGACCGCGGCCTTGTCCTTAACTCCCTTAGCTACGTAGACCAGCTTCACGCCGCCGTACGGGTGCGGCACGCTCGAGCTGTCTATCGGTGGCAACGGGGCTACGCCGAAGTTTATGCCAGCCTTCTTGACGTCGCCGATGCTCCAAGGACCGTTGATCATCATGGGGGCTTTGCCCTCGAGGAAGAGGCTTACCTGCGCGTTGTAGTCGCGGGTCTTAGCGACGTAGGGGTATACCTGCTCGAAGAAGAACTTGAAGCCCTTTATCGTCTCAGGCTTGTCCAGCCCGGGCTGCTTGGTCTTATCGTCGAAGTAGTAGCCTCCGAAGGCGTGCACCCACCCGGAGAGGAAGTAGGGGTCTATCGGCGTCGCAAGGCCGTACGTACCCTTGTCCGGGTTAGTG encodes:
- a CDS encoding extracellular solute-binding protein; this encodes MTEKQQKQASKKTLTIVAAVVLVLVVLGVAAMLLTQKPSAPKRNVTIVIWHAMGPEEVKTLEDVIADFHVQHPEITVKLEQKADLETSLKTAIPAGQGPDLFIWAHDWIGKFAEAGLLEPIDEYVTPSVLNKFSPIGQNAIEYRGHYYAMPLAAETVALIYNKALVPNPPKTFDEMKSIMAKFTNPDKGTYGLATPIDPYFLSGWVHAFGGYYFDDKTKQPGLDKPETIKGFKFFFEQVYPYVAKTRDYNAQVSLFLEGKAPMMINGPWSIGDVKKAGINFGVAPLPPIDSSSVPHPYGGVKLVYVAKGVKDKAAVWTFLEWLTTNPNVIKQFAIRNGYIPVLKEVLNDPEIQNNPVIYGFGQAVQNAIPMPKSPEMAAVWGPVDTAITNIMGGKQSIEAALTAAQQEVLSALKK